The Pantoea sp. At-9b genome includes a window with the following:
- a CDS encoding type II toxin-antitoxin system ParD family antitoxin, translating to MSREIILVPDKKLMGIMDSLISDGVYHSYIDIIYQAVSDLMKKEENMSRMKEYINEGARSGYVNLNAIIISEIIYRKGVKCIRYPDRR from the coding sequence GTGAGCAGAGAAATTATTCTGGTTCCAGACAAAAAACTCATGGGGATTATGGATTCCCTTATAAGTGATGGAGTCTACCACTCTTATATTGACATAATTTACCAAGCTGTGTCAGATCTTATGAAGAAAGAAGAAAACATGTCCAGAATGAAAGAATATATTAATGAAGGGGCAAGGAGCGGGTATGTAAATTTAAATGCCATAATAATAAGCGAAATCATTTACAGAAAGGGGGTGAAATGCATAAGATATCCCGACAGGCGTTAA
- a CDS encoding cold shock domain-containing protein, with product MSDKIHGTVKWFNAEKGLGFITPENGSKDVFVHFSAIQGNDYRSLDEGQRVEFILENGQKGPAAANITGL from the coding sequence ATGTCTGATAAAATTCACGGAACGGTAAAGTGGTTTAATGCAGAGAAAGGTCTCGGTTTCATCACGCCTGAAAACGGCAGCAAGGACGTGTTTGTCCATTTCTCTGCTATTCAGGGCAATGATTACCGCTCGCTTGATGAAGGTCAGCGCGTTGAATTTATTTTGGAAAACGGACAGAAAGGCCCGGCCGCAGCCAACATAACGGGGCTTTAA
- a CDS encoding type II toxin-antitoxin system RelE/ParE family toxin: MHKISRQALKDINLLYNRFLSQFCPDQARKILKEIEECIDLISCFPETGKDCCHLMKGLRQYSYRGCVFYYRLHKKHVYIIRMLDGESEHNLSGKSEQ; encoded by the coding sequence ATGCATAAGATATCCCGACAGGCGTTAAAAGATATCAATCTGTTATATAATCGTTTTCTCTCTCAGTTCTGCCCTGATCAGGCACGAAAAATCCTGAAAGAAATTGAGGAGTGCATTGATCTTATCAGTTGTTTTCCTGAGACCGGAAAGGATTGCTGTCATCTTATGAAGGGTCTCAGGCAGTATTCATACCGGGGATGCGTTTTCTATTACCGGTTGCACAAAAAACATGTATACATTATCAGAATGCTTGATGGGGAAAGTGAACATAACTTATCAGGTAAATCTGAACAATAA
- a CDS encoding Hsp20 family protein produces MSLRNFLVFPQLSDSVFADRFSRIDRLFSQLTGDTPVTMAPPYNLRQLDDEHYALTVSVPGWKESELEIEAAGGSLTVSGRKEEHSENAVAPENDNGGSGWLHRGISRQDFRLSYSIPEHMKVMEARLQDGLLSVGLTLVIPESEKPRRITIDHQTAGVIEHQT; encoded by the coding sequence ATGTCTTTACGTAATTTCCTCGTTTTTCCGCAGCTCAGCGACTCTGTCTTTGCTGACCGCTTCAGCCGCATCGACCGCCTTTTCAGCCAGCTGACCGGTGACACGCCGGTAACCATGGCTCCCCCGTACAACCTCAGACAGCTGGACGATGAGCACTACGCCCTCACCGTGAGCGTACCCGGCTGGAAAGAGAGTGAGCTGGAGATAGAAGCGGCAGGGGGCAGCCTCACCGTGTCCGGACGGAAAGAGGAACACTCTGAAAACGCGGTGGCCCCTGAAAACGACAACGGCGGCAGCGGCTGGCTGCACCGCGGCATCAGCCGGCAGGACTTCCGCCTGAGTTACAGTATACCGGAACACATGAAGGTGATGGAGGCAAGGCTGCAGGACGGACTACTAAGCGTTGGCCTGACGCTGGTAATCCCGGAAAGCGAAAAGCCGCGGCGCATAACGATAGACCATCAAACGGCCGGCGTGATTGAGCATCAGACCTGA